A genomic segment from Candidatus Brocadia sinica JPN1 encodes:
- the cas2 gene encoding CRISPR-associated endonuclease Cas2 produces MYVIAVYDVDQKRCGKMLKLCRSYLHHIQNSVFEGEITEARLEELKIRAKKIMNEEDEDSLIIFKSRNEKWLDKEIVGTEKRPVDNVL; encoded by the coding sequence ATGTACGTTATTGCCGTATATGATGTGGATCAAAAAAGATGCGGGAAGATGCTGAAACTTTGCAGGAGTTATCTCCATCATATCCAGAATTCAGTATTTGAAGGTGAGATCACGGAGGCCCGGTTGGAAGAATTGAAGATCAGGGCGAAAAAAATAATGAACGAAGAGGATGAGGATTCACTTATCATCTTTAAATCAAGAAATGAAAAATGGCTGGATAAGGAAATTGTCGGGACAGAAAAAAGGCCAGTGGACAACGTACTTTGA
- a CDS encoding GxxExxY protein: MIHEELTAKILETCFEVSNELGAGFLESVYEKALLIALKDKGLNTKSQFPLNVKFRGIVVGEYFADILVENTVILELKAVTKLAPEHKAQVINYLKATGVEVGLLINFGNPKLEYRRLHK, translated from the coding sequence ATGATTCATGAAGAATTAACAGCAAAGATACTTGAGACATGTTTTGAAGTAAGCAATGAACTTGGCGCTGGGTTCTTAGAATCTGTATATGAAAAGGCGTTGCTTATTGCTCTAAAAGATAAGGGATTGAATACAAAATCTCAATTTCCACTTAATGTTAAATTTCGTGGGATAGTAGTTGGCGAGTATTTTGCTGATATATTGGTTGAGAATACTGTTATTTTGGAACTGAAAGCAGTTACGAAATTAGCGCCGGAGCATAAAGCACAAGTAATCAATTATCTTAAGGCAACGGGAGTTGAAGTTGGTTTGTTAATTAACTTTGGAAATCCCAAGCTCGAATACAGACGCTTGCATAAATAG
- the cas1b gene encoding type I-B CRISPR-associated endonuclease Cas1b has protein sequence MKQNYYIFNNGRLKRQENTIFFEKEDGTRSVIPIENTEALYAFGEIDFNTKLFNYLAQKGIPVHVFNYYGYYSGSYYPREYLNSGQLLVKQVNHYTSRQKRIALARAFVDAASFNILKNLRYYSNRGKGLDEFIGTIEGFRAQIEKINVVEELMGLEGNIRNTYYKAWPTIIDQEIEFERRIKQPPDNMVNALISYLNSMVYTTCLGEIYHTQLNPLISYLHEPGERRYSLSLDMAEIFKPIFSDRTIFTLLNRQQITENDFMMEVNLCYLNEKGRKTVIKEYDERLKTIISHKKLERQVSYRYLIRLECYKLVKHLIDEQEYEGFKIWW, from the coding sequence ATGAAACAGAATTATTATATCTTTAACAACGGCCGTCTGAAACGACAGGAAAATACCATCTTCTTCGAGAAGGAGGATGGTACCAGGTCTGTTATTCCCATCGAAAACACTGAAGCACTCTACGCCTTTGGTGAGATCGATTTCAATACCAAACTCTTTAATTACCTGGCACAGAAGGGCATACCTGTCCACGTCTTCAATTACTATGGTTATTATTCAGGCAGTTACTATCCAAGAGAATACTTAAACTCCGGGCAGCTCCTTGTGAAACAGGTAAACCATTATACAAGCCGTCAGAAGAGGATTGCACTGGCAAGGGCGTTTGTTGATGCGGCCAGTTTTAACATCCTGAAGAATCTGCGATATTACAGCAACAGAGGCAAAGGGTTGGATGAGTTTATCGGTACCATTGAAGGGTTTAGGGCACAGATAGAAAAAATTAATGTAGTAGAGGAGTTGATGGGGCTCGAAGGGAACATCCGGAATACCTATTACAAGGCATGGCCCACCATTATCGATCAGGAGATAGAATTTGAACGCAGGATCAAGCAGCCGCCGGATAATATGGTCAATGCCCTGATTTCCTACCTCAATTCTATGGTCTATACAACCTGTCTTGGTGAGATATATCATACACAGCTAAACCCGCTTATCTCGTATCTCCACGAGCCAGGGGAACGCCGGTATTCTCTGAGCCTGGACATGGCAGAGATATTTAAGCCCATCTTTAGTGACAGGACCATATTTACCCTGCTCAATCGCCAGCAGATTACTGAAAATGATTTCATGATGGAGGTGAATCTCTGTTACCTCAACGAAAAGGGCAGAAAGACCGTGATCAAGGAATATGACGAAAGGCTAAAGACCATTATTAGCCATAAAAAACTTGAAAGACAGGTCTCTTACCGGTATCTTATTCGATTAGAATGTTACAAATTGGTAAAACACCTGATTGACGAGCAGGAATATGAAGGGTTTAAGATATGGTGGTGA